The DNA window ACGCGGACATGGGGCTGCGGGGACTCGGCCGACGTCGCTGTCTCGCTCATGCGGGCAAGGCTACCGCCGCGGCAGCGCGGAGCCTCAGCCGACGGCGGGGGCGGCCGCGGTGCTGCCGGCGGCCTTGCGGGTGCGGCGGCGACGCGCCTGCGCGGCGATCTCGGCGACGTCCTCCGGCTCGTCGCCGGTGGCGACGCGCAGGGCTTCGACGAGCGCGAGACCGTGGCGGGTGCTGAGGATGACGCGCTCGAACTCGTCGTGGCCGTCGAGGTCGATGACGATGGCCGGCCGACGGCGGCGGATGAGGACGAAGTCGCTGGCGCCCGCCGACTTCCACGTGCCCATCGCAAGGGCGCCGCGCAGGTAGGTGCCGGGCGCGTGCACGCCGCGGAGCCATGTCCACGCGTCGTCGACGAGCTGCACCTTCACGATCGTGGTGCGCTCGAGGATGACATTCCCCTTGTGGAATGAAAGCGCCCGCTCCATGCCCGACAGCGCGACTTCGAGCCGCGTCGAGTCCAGGAGCAGGGTCACCATGCCCACCAGTCTGCCAGCGGAGCCTCCTCGGCGCCCGCGCGTTTGCTTACGGACCGGCAACGATCCCGCGCGCCCCGGCTCCCCGGCGGTGGGAGACTGGAGCGATGACCGTCACCGAGCCCGCGCCGACCTCGGTCCGCAGCCCGCTCCCCCCGGCGCAGCGGTCCTTCGCGGACGCGCTCGCGCGCGCCGCCGCCGGGCTCCGCCTCGACGCCGACGATGCCGAGGCGCTGCTGTCGGCCGAGGGCGACGATGCTGCCCGGGTGCGCGCGCTCGCCGCCGAGGTCCGCGACGCCGGACTCCGCGAGGCCGGGCGCCCCGGCGTCATCACCTACTCCCGCAAGGTGTTCGTGCCGCTGACGACCCTGTGCCGCGACCGCTGCCACTACTGCATCTTCGTCGACACCCCCGGACAGCTGCTCACCCTGCACAAGCCCGTCTACATGACGCCCGAGCAGGTGCTCGCCGTGGTGCGCCAGGGCGCCGCCCTCGGGTGCAAGGAGGCGCTGCTCACGCTCGGCGACCGCCCCGAGGACCGCTGGCCGGCGGCCCGCGCGTGGCTGGATGAGCACGGCTTCGCCTCGACGATCGACTACGTCGCGCACGTCGCACGCCTCATCACCGCCGAGACCGGCATGCTCGTGCACGCCAACCCGGGCGTCATGACCGAGGACGAGCTGCGGATGCTGCGGCCCGTCGCGCCCTCGATGGGCATGATGCTCGAGACGACCTCGCGCCGGCTCTTCGAGGAGCCCGGACAGGTGCACTACGGCTCGCCCGACAAGGACCCCGACCTCCGCCTGCGGGTGATCGAGGACGCCGGGCGCCTCGCGGTGCCGTTCACCACCGGCATCCTCGTCGGCATCGGCGAGACCGTGCGCGATCGCGCCGAGTCGCTCGTCGCCCTCCGCGACGCGCAGGAGCGGCATCACCGCGACGGCGTCGGCCATGTGCAGGAGGTCATCGTGCAGAACTTCCGCGCGAAGCCCCGCACGGCGATGCAGTCGGCCCCCGACGCGGGCGTGCTCGAGTACGTCGCGGCGGTCGCCGTCGCGCGGCTCGTGATGGGTGCGCGCATGCGCATCCAGGTGCCGCCCAACCTCTCCGACCCGCAGGAGTTCGCGCTGCTCGTCGAGGCCGGCGCCGACGACTGGGGCGGGGTATCGCCGCTGACGGCAGACCACGTCAACCCCGAGCGCCCCTGGCCGCACCTGTCCGACCTCGCCGAGCGCACCGCCGAGCTGGGGTTCGAGCTGCGCGAGCGGCTCACCGCGCACCCCGAGTACGTCGCCGGCGCCGAGGCCTGGATCGATCCGGCCCTGCGTCCCGCCGTGGAGGCCCTCGCCGATCCGCAGACCCGTCTCGCGCGAGCCGACACCGTGCCGCAGCCCGCGGCCGGAACGGCCCCGCACGTGACCGGCGGCGGTCGCGATCGCGGCATCGCCCGCCTCGCGGAGGCCGCGGCATCCTCCCCCTCCGATCTCGGCGACGACGACTGGTCCGCGCTGCTGACGGCGACCGGCGACGACCTCGCGGCCCTCGTCTCCACGGCCGACGACGTGCGCCGATACACGGTCGGCGAGGCCGTGAGCCTCGTCGTGAACCGCAACCTGGCCTCGTCCGGGCTGCGCTCCGCCCCGCAGGGCGTCGGAGAGTACTCGCTCGACGAGGCCGCGCAGATCGCCCGCGACGCCGGGGAGCTGGGCGCGACGGAGATCTGCATCCAGGGACGGATGCCGCGGGCCGAGCCCGCCGACGCGTACCTCGATCTCGTGCGCACGGTGAAGACCGCCGCCCCCGGCATCCACGTGCACGCCTACCGGCCGCAGGACGTGGTCGACCTCGCCGAGCGCGGCGGGCTGGATCTGACCGCGGCGCTCGAGCTGATGCGCGCCGTCGGGGTGGGCTCGGTGCCGGGCACCGGGGTGAAGGTGCTCGACGAGCGCGTGCGCCGCCTCGTCGCGCCCGACGACCTGCCGATCGACGCGTGGTTCGAGGCGATGTCCGCCGCGCATCGCGCCGGGTTCCGCTCCACGTCGGTGCTCTTCTACGGCCACGTCGAGACCGCCCGCGAGCGCGTCGCCCATCTGCGCGCGCTTCGCCGACTGCAGGATGCGGCACAGGCTGCGGGCGGCGGCGGCGGCTTCTCGGAGTTCGTGCCGATCCCGCTGCCGGGACCTCAGGGCGGCGTTCCGCTCGTCGCGGGCCGCGCGCCCCTTGACGAGCACCGCGCGATGGTCGCCGTCTCGCGGCTGCTGCTGACCGGCAGCATCCCGCACATCCAGATCCCGTGGACGCGCGTCGGACGCGAGCACGCCGTCGAGCTGCTGCGCGCGGGTGGCGACGACCTCGGCGGCACGCTGCTCGACGGGCGCGTGCGTCCGGATGCGGGCGTCGAGCAGGGCCTCGAGCTGCCGCTCGCCGACGCCGCACGCCTGGTCGGACGCCTGTTCCGGCCGTTCCGTCAGCGGACGACCGACTACCGCGAGCCTCCGGCCGACCGGCGCGTGGCCTCGTGACGACGGACCTGCCACCCGCGACTCGGCGGTCGGGGGCCCCCGACCGCGTCGAGGTCGCGATCATCGGCGCCGGCTTCGCCGGTCTCGGCATGGCCATGGCGCTGCGCCGGGCGGGGCGGGAGTCGTTCCTCGTGCTCGAGCGCGGCGACGGCGTGGGCGGCACCTGGCGCGACAACACCTACCCGGGCGTCGCCTGCGACGTGCCCTCGCACCTGTACGGGTTCGCCGCGCATCCCAACCCGCACTGGTCGGGCGTCTATGCGCGCGGCGACGAGATCCGCGACTACCTCGTCGAGGTGGCACGGCGGGAGGACGTCGGCGAGCGCATGCGGCTGCGCACGCCGATGCTGTCCGCGTCGTGGATCGAGGCGGCCTCCGGCGCAGGACGCGGCGCCGGCTTCTGGCGGATCGAGACGGGCGGCGATCACGCGGGCGTCATCGAGGCCGATGCGCTCGTGCTCGCCTGCGGACGGCTGACGGAGCCCGAGGTCCCCGAGATCGCGGGGCTGGAGACCTTCCCCGGCGCGCTGTTCCACTCGGCCCGCTGGGATCATGCCACCGAGCTCGACGGCGCGCGGATCGCCGTGGTGGGCACGGGCGCCAGTGCGGTGCAGCTCGTGCCCGAGCTCGCCCGTCGCGCCGCGCACGTCACCCTCTTCCAGCGCACTCCCGCGTGGATCGTGCCGCGCGGAGCCCGGCCCTACGCCGTCGAGGAGCGCGAGCTGTTCGCCGCACGCCCCGACCTGCTCGACCGCCTCCGCGCGCAGCTGTACGCGGAGGGCGAGGCGCGCTTCGCCAGCCGATCGGGGGATGCCGCGGCCGCCGCCGACGCGCGGGAGGCCGCCCTGGCGCACCTGCACGCGCAGGTGGCCGACACGACGCTGCGCGCGCAGCTCACCCCCGACTACGCCTTCGGATGCAAGCGGGTGCTGCTCTCGGACGAGTTCTACCCCGCCGTCGCCTCGGACCGCGTCACCCTCGAGCCCGGCGCGCTGGTCTCCGCCGAGGGCTCGACGCTCGTCTCCGCGACCGGCGAGCGCCACGAGGCCGACGTGCTCGTGCTCGCAACGGGCTTCGCCTCGACGCGCCAGCCCTACGCCGGGCTGGTGCGCGGGGTCGACGGGGTCACGCTCGACGAGCACTGGGACGAGGGGATGACCTCCTTCGGATCGACCGTCGTCTCCGACTTCCCGAACCTCTTCGTCCTGAACGGACCGAACGCCTCGCTCGGCCACAACTCCTCGGTGCTCATGGTCGAGGAGCAGGCCGCCTACGCCGTCCGCGCCCTCGCGCTGCGCGCCGTCGCGCCCGGCGGAGTGCTGCGCGTCGACCCCGCGGTGGAGCGGGCCTACACCGACGAGATCGGCCGGGCCGCGGCATCCACCCCCTGGCTCACGGGCGGCTGCCGCAACTGGTACGTCGACGACCGCTCGGGCCGGCTGACGCTGCTGTGGCCCGGGACCGTGGACGCGTTCCGGTCGCGCCTCGCGCGCGCGGACGGCTCGGAGTTCCTGCACATCCGCATGACGTCGGAGGGACCCGGTCGACGCGATCGGGAGCCCTCACTGAGAGGAGAAGACACATGACCGTTCCCCTTCGCCTGGGCTACAAGGCTTCGGCCGAGCAGTTCACGCCTTCGCAGCTGCTCGACTTCGGCGTCCTCGCCGAGGAGATGGGCTTCGACTCGGTGTTCGTCTCCGACCACCTGCAGCCGTGGCGGCACGACGGCGGTCACGCCCCGGCCGCGGTGCCGTGGCTGGGCGCGCTCGGCGCCCGGACCTCGAAGATCCTCATGGGCACGTCCGTGCTGACTCCGACGTTCCGCTACCACCCCGGCGTGGTGGCGCAGATGTTCGCGACGCTCGGCGTGATGTTCCCCGGGCGGGTCATCCTCGGCGTCGGCACCGGTGAGGCGCTGAACGAGGTCACCCTCGGACTGGACTGGCCCGACCCGCCGGAGCGCTTCCAGCGCCTCAAGGAGGCCATCACCCTCATCGAGAAGCTGTGGGACGACGAGCGCGTCACCTACGACGGCACGTACTACTCCGTCAAGGACGCCACCATCTACGACCGGCCCGGCCCCGACGCGAAGGTGCCGATCTACATCGGCGCGTCCGGTCCAGCCGCCACGCGGCTCGCCGGGCGCATCGCCGACGGCTACATCACCACCAGCGGCAAAGATCCGGCGCTCTACACCGACACGCTGCTGCCGGCGCTCCGCGAAGGCCTGGCGAAGGCCGGACGCCCCGACGACGCCATCGACACGCTCATCGAGGTGAAGGTCTCGTACCACCCCGATCACGACACGGCGATGGAGAAGACGCGGTTCTGGGCGCCGCTCGCGCTGTCGCCGGAGGAGAAGCGCGACGTGCACGACCCGATGGAGATGCAGCGCCTCGCCGACGAGCTGCCCATCGAGCGCGCGGCGTCGCGGTTCATCGTGTCGACCGACCCCGAGGAGCACGTCGAGCGCATCGCGACGTACGTCGACCTGGGCTTCCGTCACCTCGTGTTCCACGACCCGGGCGACGACCAGGAGGAGTTCCTGCGCATGTACGGCGCCGAGATCCTGCCGAGGCTGCGCGCGCGGTTCGCCGAGTGACCGAGCCCGCCTCGTCAGGGGCGGTGCGCTGGGCGGTCGTGATCCCGGTCAAGCCGGCGGCGGTGGGCAAGTCCCGCCTCGCCGACGGCCTGCCGGGCGGGGTCGACCGTGCGGCGCTCGCCCGCGCGATCGCCCTGGACACCATCGCCGCGGCGGCGCAGGCCGCCGGGGTGGACGAGGTCGTCGTGGTGACCGCCGACGACGAGGTGGATGCTGCGGCCTCCGCCCTCGCCCGCGTGCGCGTCGTGCGCGAGACGGAGCCGAAGGGGCTCGATGCCGCGGTCGCTGCGGGCGTCGCGACCGTCGAGGCGCCCGGCCGCGGACGCGCCGCGCTGCTCGGAGATCTGCCCGCGCTCGCCCCGGAGGATCTCGCCGACGCGCTGGAACGCGGCGCCTCGGTCGAGCGGGGCGTCGTCGCGGACAGCGAGGGCACGGGATCGACGCTCGTCACCGCCGTGCCCGGGGTGCCCTGGCTCTCGGCGTTCGGCGTCGATTCGTTCGCACGGCATCGCGCGCAGAACTTCGTCGCCCTCGACGTGCCGGCGGACTCCACCCTGCGCCGCGACGTCGACACCGCCGCGCACCTGGCCGAGGCCGCGGTGCTCGGGGTCGGCTCCCGGACCGCGGCGGCGCTGGGGGTCGTGCCCGCGGTGATTCCGCCGTCGGGCGCGTCCGAGTCGCTAGCCTGAGGGCCATGACTGGAGATCGCGTCCTCGCTCCGCAGCCGCCCGCCGACGGGTCGAAGCCGAAGGGCCCTGCCTCGTACTTCCCGAGCATCGAGAGCACCTACGGCCGGCCCGTGCAGGAGTGGCTGGACCTGGCCGCCGACCGCCTGGATGACGAGAGCCACATGGCCGTCGTCGCGTGGCTGAAGTCCGAGCACGGACTGGGCCACGGCCACGCGAATGCGATCGTCGCCTACGTCAAGGCCGCCCGCGCCTGAGCGCGTCTCGCCCCGCGGCCTTCGCGGCGCGGCCGTCGCGGCGCGGCCGTCGCGGCGCGGCCGTCACGGCTCGCGCTCTCAGTGCGCGGGCCAGGAAGCGACCATGGCGCCCGCCGGCAGAACAGCGGTCGACCACACGGCGCTCAGCCACACGAATACCCACACCACGGCGACCACCGCCGCGCCTACCGCGAGGACCACCACCGCCAGCGACACCATGCCGGCGGCGAACTCGCCTGCCGTGCGTCCGGCCGTCGCCGGCGCGACCGGCGGCAGGTGCTGCTCGAAGAGCTCGTCCATGCCGTCGTCGGTCATGGCCGGAGTCTACGGTCCCTGAAAGAGCGCGGCGCCGCGGAGCCCGGCCCCGCCCGGCATGAACCGCAGCGCCGGAGGCGGTCGGTCGGTGTAGGTGCGGCCGAGCGGACTCGTCCAGACCAGCACGCCGGGCGTCTTCTGGGTCACCGTCCACGCGCTGTGATGCTTCAGGGAGTGGTGTCGACGGCAGAGGTGCGCGAGATTGTCGACGGCGGTCGCTCCGCCGTACTGATGGTCGATCGTATGGTCGATGTCGCTCCGGCCGACGGAGATGCGGCAGCCCGGGAAGCGGCAGTGCTCGTCACGCGCACGGAGGTGCCGGCGCTGCGCCTCCGTCGGGAGGCGCCGATCCACCGCCGAGACGTCGCCACTGATGGGATCGGTGAGCACGCGGTCCCACATCGTCGCTCCACCGGCGAGGCGACGGGCGTCCGCAGGGGTCACGGGGCATCGGCCGTTCAGCGTGGCGCCGCCGATGTCGCCGGTACCGGCGCCCGCTCCGTCACCGTGGGCTCCGATGAGCGTCAGCACGGGAACGGTGATCTGGACGACGGCGCGCACCGCGTTTGAGCCGGTCGGCCCGCCGCGCTCCGACTCCGCGCCCGTCGCGTGCCCCGTGAGCGCCAGGTCGCAGAGGATGTCGGCGCGGAGCTGATCGATTGTGCGGTCGTCGGGATCGGAAGCAAGGTCACCGTCCGAGGGCGACTCGCGTGCAGCACCCGCTCGGATGACATGCGCCAGCCGGGTCACGCGGTCGTGGATGCCGTGGGCCAGCACCGCAGGCAGGAGTGCCCACAGCTCGGCCATGCCGTCGTCGCCATCTCGCACGACCACGCGGCGCTCGTCGCGCGCCTGCGCATGGCGCTCGACCAGGGCCGTCGGCTGGAGGCGCTCGGCGATGGCGCGAGCGGCCACGCGGAGTCGGCCGGTCGTGAGCTGCGGCGCGAGGTCGAGGACGATCTGCTCGTATGCGGCCCTGCCCGCCTCGTCGAGCCGCGTGCCCTCCTCCATCACGGTCTGCGCGTGCGCCCGGGAGAACCGCCCGTGGGTCAGCCCCTCGAGCGTCGCGGGGAAGGAGTCGCGCATCGTCGAGGCATCCGACATGCGTCGCTGGACCGTACGGTCGCTGAGGCCGACGGCCGTCGCGAGCTCCGCAGCGGCGCTGCGCACGGCCATGTCGGCGTCTCCCCGAGCGTCGACAAGGGCATCGTCGAGCGCCTGAGCCAGCAGACGCATCTGCACCGCCTCCCATCGGGCGATCTGCTCCGCCGCGTGCGTCCACTCCGTCAGCAGCTCGAGGCGGCGGTCTTCGATCGCCAGCCACCGGGCGGTCGCGGCGTCACCGGCGTCGAGGCACTCCTCCGCGCTCCACCGGATGTCGGACAGCGGCCCCCACTGCTGCGCCTCGGCGATGCGCTCGGCCCACAGCCACTCCTCCACCTCCGGTGGGATCTCTGGGGCCTGGGGCGGTTCGTCCATACGATCATCGTCCCACGAACATCCGACATTTTGTTCTACATAAACGTCCGCTCTAATGCTCATAGTTAGAACATAAACCTGGAATTAATCAGTACGAACGACGAAGGCGGCCGCAGCATCAGCTGCGACCGCCTTCGAGGCATCGGCTTACTTGAACGCGTCTTTGACGTTCTCGCCGGCCTTCTTGACGTCGGCCTTCGACTGGTCGGCCTGACCTTCGGCTTCCAGTCGCTCGTTGTCGGTCAGCTTGCCCGTTGCCTCCTTCGCCTTACCGGCGATGTCTTCGGCAGCGTTCTTGATCTTGTCGTCCAGACCCATGGGTGACTCCTTCCATTCGGCCCGATCGTCTATCGAGGCACTCCCTCCATTACACACGGCGGTGCCTCACAGCAGAGGGGCTTGACGAACGGCCCGCACCGCAATAAAACGGCCGGTCACACCAGCAGGTAGACGGCGCCGACGACGGTGAAGACGATCACGAGCCGCTCGAAGAGACGCTGGTTCAGGCGACTCGCGAGCCACCTGCCGCACAGCGCGCCGACGACGACCGCGGGGGCGAGCACGAGGTCGACCCACAGCCCCGGCACGGTGATGAGGCCCAGCCCTGCCGAGAACGGCACCTTGCAGAGGTTGATGATCGCGAAGAACCACGCCGCCGTGCCGAGGAACTCCTTCACCGGGAACCGCATCGCGAGGAGATACATCGACATCACCGGACCGCCCGCGTTGGCGACCATCGTCGTGAAGCCACCGAGCGATCCGTAGACCGCCGCAGCGACCGGATGCCGCCGCCCGGCCGCGCCCGCAGAGACCGCGTCAGCCAGGCCCACCTCCCCAGGGCCGGCCGCGGCTGCCGCCCGGCTCTGCACCCACCGCCGGGAGAGCGTCACGCCCACGACGATCAGCAGGATCACGCCGATCAGCCGCTTGACCCACCCGTCCGAGGCGACCGCCAGGAAGGCGACCCCGAGACCGACCCCCAGGAGCACCGCGGGCACGAGCCGCAGCAGCACGCCCCAGTTCGCGTTGCGGCGATACATCGTGATGGCGAACGCGTCCGCGGTGATGAGCAGCAGCAGGAGTGTGCCGGTCGACTGCCGCGCCGGCAGGATGGCCGCGAACAGCGCCACGGGCACCGTCCCCGCGCCGGGGATCGCGGTCTTCGAGAGACCGACCGTCACCGCCGCCAGGGCGAGCAGCACCCATGCGAATGCCGGAAGATCGGGCAGCATCACGAGTCAGACGCCGGCGGCGTCGAGGGCCGCGTCGGCCATGTCCGCCGTGGCCGCGGCATCCGTCATCCACAGCGGACGGACGATCGGACGGATGCCGCGAGCAGACACCTCGTCGGCGGAGTCGGCGTCCTCCTCCGCGAGCAGCCAGGCGTCGAGCAGACCGCCGTCCGCGCGCGCGCCGTAGTGCGCCGCCACGGCGGAGGCGCTCGTCTCGACGCCGATCGCGGTGAGGCAGACGTCGGCCATGCCGCGGACCACGCGCCCGCCGATGATCGGCGAGACGCCGACGACCGGTGCCGACGCGGCACGGAGGGCCTCGCGCAGACCGGGGACGGCGAGGATCGGACCGATCGAGACGACCGGGTTCGACGGCGCGACGAGCACCACGTCGGCGTCCGCGATCGCCTCGAGCACACCGGGCGCGGGCGAGGCCGCGGCCATGCCGGGGTTCTCGAAGCGCACGGGCGGCAGCGTGGCGCGATACCGCGTCCACCACTCCTGGAAGTGCAGCGCCCGCTCTCCCGATTCACGCTCGTCTGCGTCGCCGTCCCCGGCGATCACGACGTGCGTGTCGACCTCGTGGTCGGTCATCGGCAGCAGGTGCACGCCGAGTGGCCACCGCTGCGACAGACGCGCGACGACCTCGCTGGGGGTCAGGCCCTCGCGCAGCCAGCCCGTGCGGGCGAGGTGCGTGCCGAGATCGAGATCGCCGAGGGTGAACCACGGCCACCCCGCACCCCACTCCTGCAGCTCGGCGTTGACGCGCTCGGTCTCGCCGGCGCGGCCCCAGCCGCGCGCGGCGTCGTTCTGGCCGGCCAGCCGGTAGAGCACGGAGTCGATGTCGGGCTGCAGGCGCACGCCGCTCAGCCACAGGTCGTCGCCGGTGTTGACGACCACGGTCGCCTCCGGCGCGCCCCGACGCGCCAGCGCGGCCCGCACGCCGACCGTGAACGTCGAGCCGCCGACGCCGCCGGCGAGCACGACGACGCGCGGTCGCGACGCGCTCACTGGGCGAGCGCGACGGGACCGAGCGCCTGCGCCGCCGCCCGTGCCGCCGCCGGCAGCGCCTCGACGATGTGCCCGAGGGCGTCATCGTCGTGCGCAGCCGTGAGGAACCAGGCCTCGAACACGCTCGGCGGCAGTGAGACCCCCGCGTCGAGCATCGCGTGGAAGAACGGCGGGTAGCGCCACGACTCCTGGCCCAGCGCGCCGGCGTAGTCCCGCGGCGCGTCGGCCGAGAACGCGACGCCGAAGAGCGACCCCGCCCGCGGCACGGTGTGGACGACGCCGGCGGCGGTGAGGGCGTCGGACAGCGCCGAGGCGACGACGGATGCCGCGGCATCCACCCGCTCGTAGACCTCCGGCGTCGCCAGCCGCAGCGTCGTCAGACCGGCGGCGACCGAGAGCGGATTGCCCGACAGCGTGCCGGCCTGGTAGACCGGGCCGGTCGGGGCCAGGTGCTCCATGACGTCGGCGCGACCGGCGAGGGCGGCCAGCGGCATGCCGCCGCCGACGACCTTGCCGTACGTGAGGATGTCGGGCGTGTACACCTCGCCCTGCGAGGCCTGCAGGCCCCAGAAGCCGGCCGGGTGCACGCGGAAGCCGGTGAGCACCTCGTCGACGATGAGCAGCGCGCCGTGCGCGTGCGCGATCTCGGCCAGCGCGGCGTTGAAGCCGGGGAGCGGCGCGACGACGCCCATGTTGGCCGCGGCGGCCTCGACGATGACGGCGGCGATGTCGCCGCCGTGCGTCTCGAAGGCCGCGCGCACCGCGTCGAGGTCGTTGTAGGGCAGCACCATCGTCTGGGCGGCGATGGGGGCGGGCACGCCGGCGGATCCGGGCAGCGCGAGCGTGGCGACGCCGGAGCCCGCCGCGGCCAGCAGGCCGTCGGAGTGGCCGTGGTAGTGCCCGGCGAACTTGACCAGGAGGTCGCGGCCGGTGACGCCGCGGGCGAGACGGATGGCCGTCATTGTCGCCTCGGTGCCCGTCGAGACCAGGCGCACGCGCTCGATCGGACGCGCATCGCCCACGACGACGCGCGAGGCGATGAGGTCGGCGAGCTCGACCTCCGCACCGGTGGGCGCGCCGAAGGACAGGCCGCGGGATGCTGCGGCCTGCACCGCCTCGACGACCTCCGGGTGCGCGTGGCCGAGCAGGGCGGGGCCCCACGAGGCCACGAGGTCGACGTAGTCGGTGCCCGCGGCATCCGTCACGATCGGTCCTCGCGCGGACACGAGGAAGCGCGGCGTGCCGCCCACGGAGCCGTAGGCCCGCACGGGCGAGTTGACCCCGCCGGGGATGACGGCGCGGGCGCGCTCGAACAGCTCGTCGTTGCGGTCGGTCATCGGACCAGGTCCTCTCGCAGCCAGCCGGCCGCCTCGACGGCCCAGTAGGTCAGGATGGCGTCGGCGCCCGCGCGGCGGATGCCGAGCAGGCTCTCCATCGCGGCGCCGCGGCGGTCGATC is part of the Microbacterium lemovicicum genome and encodes:
- the cofD gene encoding 2-phospho-L-lactate transferase produces the protein MSASRPRVVVLAGGVGGSTFTVGVRAALARRGAPEATVVVNTGDDLWLSGVRLQPDIDSVLYRLAGQNDAARGWGRAGETERVNAELQEWGAGWPWFTLGDLDLGTHLARTGWLREGLTPSEVVARLSQRWPLGVHLLPMTDHEVDTHVVIAGDGDADERESGERALHFQEWWTRYRATLPPVRFENPGMAAASPAPGVLEAIADADVVLVAPSNPVVSIGPILAVPGLREALRAASAPVVGVSPIIGGRVVRGMADVCLTAIGVETSASAVAAHYGARADGGLLDAWLLAEEDADSADEVSARGIRPIVRPLWMTDAAATADMADAALDAAGV
- a CDS encoding DUF4287 domain-containing protein, whose translation is MTGDRVLAPQPPADGSKPKGPASYFPSIESTYGRPVQEWLDLAADRLDDESHMAVVAWLKSEHGLGHGHANAIVAYVKAARA
- a CDS encoding sulfite exporter TauE/SafE family protein, which encodes MLPDLPAFAWVLLALAAVTVGLSKTAIPGAGTVPVALFAAILPARQSTGTLLLLLITADAFAITMYRRNANWGVLLRLVPAVLLGVGLGVAFLAVASDGWVKRLIGVILLIVVGVTLSRRWVQSRAAAAAGPGEVGLADAVSAGAAGRRHPVAAAVYGSLGGFTTMVANAGGPVMSMYLLAMRFPVKEFLGTAAWFFAIINLCKVPFSAGLGLITVPGLWVDLVLAPAVVVGALCGRWLASRLNQRLFERLVIVFTVVGAVYLLV
- a CDS encoding flavin-containing monooxygenase, which translates into the protein MTTDLPPATRRSGAPDRVEVAIIGAGFAGLGMAMALRRAGRESFLVLERGDGVGGTWRDNTYPGVACDVPSHLYGFAAHPNPHWSGVYARGDEIRDYLVEVARREDVGERMRLRTPMLSASWIEAASGAGRGAGFWRIETGGDHAGVIEADALVLACGRLTEPEVPEIAGLETFPGALFHSARWDHATELDGARIAVVGTGASAVQLVPELARRAAHVTLFQRTPAWIVPRGARPYAVEERELFAARPDLLDRLRAQLYAEGEARFASRSGDAAAAADAREAALAHLHAQVADTTLRAQLTPDYAFGCKRVLLSDEFYPAVASDRVTLEPGALVSAEGSTLVSATGERHEADVLVLATGFASTRQPYAGLVRGVDGVTLDEHWDEGMTSFGSTVVSDFPNLFVLNGPNASLGHNSSVLMVEEQAAYAVRALALRAVAPGGVLRVDPAVERAYTDEIGRAAASTPWLTGGCRNWYVDDRSGRLTLLWPGTVDAFRSRLARADGSEFLHIRMTSEGPGRRDREPSLRGEDT
- a CDS encoding CsbD family protein — protein: MGLDDKIKNAAEDIAGKAKEATGKLTDNERLEAEGQADQSKADVKKAGENVKDAFK
- a CDS encoding HNH endonuclease signature motif containing protein, with translation MDEPPQAPEIPPEVEEWLWAERIAEAQQWGPLSDIRWSAEECLDAGDAATARWLAIEDRRLELLTEWTHAAEQIARWEAVQMRLLAQALDDALVDARGDADMAVRSAAAELATAVGLSDRTVQRRMSDASTMRDSFPATLEGLTHGRFSRAHAQTVMEEGTRLDEAGRAAYEQIVLDLAPQLTTGRLRVAARAIAERLQPTALVERHAQARDERRVVVRDGDDGMAELWALLPAVLAHGIHDRVTRLAHVIRAGAARESPSDGDLASDPDDRTIDQLRADILCDLALTGHATGAESERGGPTGSNAVRAVVQITVPVLTLIGAHGDGAGAGTGDIGGATLNGRCPVTPADARRLAGGATMWDRVLTDPISGDVSAVDRRLPTEAQRRHLRARDEHCRFPGCRISVGRSDIDHTIDHQYGGATAVDNLAHLCRRHHSLKHHSAWTVTQKTPGVLVWTSPLGRTYTDRPPPALRFMPGGAGLRGAALFQGP
- the cofG gene encoding 7,8-didemethyl-8-hydroxy-5-deazariboflavin synthase CofG, translated to MTVTEPAPTSVRSPLPPAQRSFADALARAAAGLRLDADDAEALLSAEGDDAARVRALAAEVRDAGLREAGRPGVITYSRKVFVPLTTLCRDRCHYCIFVDTPGQLLTLHKPVYMTPEQVLAVVRQGAALGCKEALLTLGDRPEDRWPAARAWLDEHGFASTIDYVAHVARLITAETGMLVHANPGVMTEDELRMLRPVAPSMGMMLETTSRRLFEEPGQVHYGSPDKDPDLRLRVIEDAGRLAVPFTTGILVGIGETVRDRAESLVALRDAQERHHRDGVGHVQEVIVQNFRAKPRTAMQSAPDAGVLEYVAAVAVARLVMGARMRIQVPPNLSDPQEFALLVEAGADDWGGVSPLTADHVNPERPWPHLSDLAERTAELGFELRERLTAHPEYVAGAEAWIDPALRPAVEALADPQTRLARADTVPQPAAGTAPHVTGGGRDRGIARLAEAAASSPSDLGDDDWSALLTATGDDLAALVSTADDVRRYTVGEAVSLVVNRNLASSGLRSAPQGVGEYSLDEAAQIARDAGELGATEICIQGRMPRAEPADAYLDLVRTVKTAAPGIHVHAYRPQDVVDLAERGGLDLTAALELMRAVGVGSVPGTGVKVLDERVRRLVAPDDLPIDAWFEAMSAAHRAGFRSTSVLFYGHVETARERVAHLRALRRLQDAAQAAGGGGGFSEFVPIPLPGPQGGVPLVAGRAPLDEHRAMVAVSRLLLTGSIPHIQIPWTRVGREHAVELLRAGGDDLGGTLLDGRVRPDAGVEQGLELPLADAARLVGRLFRPFRQRTTDYREPPADRRVAS
- the fgd gene encoding glucose-6-phosphate dehydrogenase (coenzyme-F420) translates to MTVPLRLGYKASAEQFTPSQLLDFGVLAEEMGFDSVFVSDHLQPWRHDGGHAPAAVPWLGALGARTSKILMGTSVLTPTFRYHPGVVAQMFATLGVMFPGRVILGVGTGEALNEVTLGLDWPDPPERFQRLKEAITLIEKLWDDERVTYDGTYYSVKDATIYDRPGPDAKVPIYIGASGPAATRLAGRIADGYITTSGKDPALYTDTLLPALREGLAKAGRPDDAIDTLIEVKVSYHPDHDTAMEKTRFWAPLALSPEEKRDVHDPMEMQRLADELPIERAASRFIVSTDPEEHVERIATYVDLGFRHLVFHDPGDDQEEFLRMYGAEILPRLRARFAE
- the cofC gene encoding 2-phospho-L-lactate guanylyltransferase; amino-acid sequence: MTEPASSGAVRWAVVIPVKPAAVGKSRLADGLPGGVDRAALARAIALDTIAAAAQAAGVDEVVVVTADDEVDAAASALARVRVVRETEPKGLDAAVAAGVATVEAPGRGRAALLGDLPALAPEDLADALERGASVERGVVADSEGTGSTLVTAVPGVPWLSAFGVDSFARHRAQNFVALDVPADSTLRRDVDTAAHLAEAAVLGVGSRTAAALGVVPAVIPPSGASESLA